A part of Bartonella quintana genomic DNA contains:
- a CDS encoding peptidyl-prolyl cis-trans isomerase: protein MLNIIRNATNSWVARIFLVSLLLCFIFLWGIPQLHTKSERDLISSGESTITVDDYHLALADQSLRLALASHLGRMFTPNEMQQYQIPTFVFSQLQQDVLFDEETRQMKINLSQDAIARSLGADNMFQINGVFNQNLFRNYLQQLHISESNFLDYYTKKEKRKQLIAASLSGMKAPDFFYKALALYQGETRIADYLVLDLKEKKTISDPDQETLQKWFETHKNEFRVPEYRTVSLLSMKLAKFIKPEDISEDEARAYYTENTSRFIAPEKRTIEELRFPTREAADNAAKKIADGLSFDDLVKAEKKTLNDIKKGPLVESELPNRLASEIFELKQGQVSAVINDLQGPVIIRVTSIVPSSPIPFENVEENIRQMLAKNRATDDMRNNYTAIENARFEGASLKELADQYKLPLRTITIDKTGKTSEGTILMDLPEKDILLNSIYQSKEGADLDPLSLQEGGYLWYQVDTIIPARDKTFEEAKQDAIVQWKSEEVQRLLDEKAKDALKQLTAGQSLVSLAHILGVTKQTTQPLRRQDSSEIFGLEGVKALFSDPKGHYGIVKGPVATNRILYQIKEVTMPKEFTAQTLSPDIRTNIDRMIREDLKLEMLQVANKKHPLKINSANSHKIFQALQ from the coding sequence ATGCTTAACATCATAAGAAACGCCACGAATTCTTGGGTTGCTAGAATTTTTCTCGTTAGTTTGCTCTTATGCTTCATCTTTTTATGGGGGATACCACAGTTACACACAAAAAGTGAAAGAGACCTTATCTCTTCTGGAGAATCTACAATAACTGTCGATGATTATCATCTCGCGCTTGCTGATCAAAGCTTACGTTTAGCACTCGCTTCTCATCTTGGACGAATGTTCACACCAAATGAAATGCAGCAATACCAAATCCCCACTTTTGTGTTTAGTCAATTACAACAAGATGTGCTATTTGATGAAGAAACGCGTCAAATGAAAATCAATCTTTCGCAAGATGCAATAGCCCGTAGCCTTGGTGCTGATAATATGTTTCAAATAAATGGCGTTTTTAATCAGAATTTGTTCCGTAACTATCTTCAGCAATTACATATCAGTGAAAGTAATTTCCTTGATTATTATACCAAAAAAGAGAAGCGTAAACAGCTCATTGCAGCTTCGCTTTCAGGCATGAAAGCGCCAGATTTCTTTTACAAAGCACTTGCTCTTTATCAAGGAGAAACCCGTATCGCCGACTATCTCGTTCTTGATCTAAAAGAGAAGAAAACAATTTCTGACCCTGATCAAGAAACATTACAAAAATGGTTTGAAACACATAAGAATGAATTTCGTGTTCCAGAATACCGCACTGTTTCTTTATTATCTATGAAACTCGCTAAATTTATAAAACCTGAAGATATCTCAGAAGATGAGGCCAGAGCCTATTATACCGAAAATACTTCACGTTTTATAGCTCCTGAAAAACGCACGATTGAAGAATTGCGATTCCCTACACGTGAAGCTGCCGATAATGCGGCAAAAAAAATAGCTGATGGATTAAGTTTTGATGACTTAGTTAAAGCTGAAAAAAAAACGCTCAATGATATAAAAAAAGGCCCTTTAGTAGAAAGTGAACTTCCCAATCGTCTAGCATCTGAGATTTTTGAACTCAAACAAGGGCAAGTCAGTGCTGTGATAAATGATTTACAAGGTCCGGTTATTATTCGCGTAACAAGTATTGTACCTTCAAGTCCCATTCCCTTTGAAAACGTAGAAGAAAATATTCGACAAATGCTTGCCAAAAATCGTGCTACAGATGATATGCGTAATAATTATACAGCAATTGAAAATGCGCGTTTTGAAGGAGCTTCTCTCAAAGAGCTTGCTGACCAATATAAATTGCCTCTACGGACAATCACCATTGATAAAACAGGGAAAACAAGTGAAGGCACAATCCTCATGGATTTACCTGAGAAAGATATTTTATTAAACTCCATCTATCAATCAAAAGAAGGTGCTGATCTTGATCCACTCTCTCTCCAAGAAGGTGGATATCTCTGGTATCAGGTAGATACGATCATCCCTGCACGCGATAAAACATTTGAAGAAGCGAAACAAGATGCTATTGTCCAATGGAAAAGTGAAGAAGTCCAACGCCTTCTTGATGAAAAAGCTAAGGATGCTCTCAAGCAGCTCACTGCAGGACAAAGTCTTGTTTCCCTCGCCCACATACTTGGTGTTACAAAACAAACGACACAACCCCTTCGGCGTCAAGATTCATCTGAAATCTTTGGACTTGAAGGCGTTAAAGCATTATTTTCTGATCCAAAAGGTCATTATGGCATAGTAAAAGGTCCGGTTGCAACAAACCGCATCCTTTATCAAATAAAGGAAGTAACTATGCCTAAAGAATTCACTGCTCAGACCCTTTCACCTGATATTCGTACCAATATAGATAGGATGATAAGAGAAGATCTAAAGCTAGAAATGCTACAAGTTGCGAATAAAAAACATCCTTTAAAAATTAATAGCGCTAACTCTCATAAAATCTTCCAGGCTCTTCAGTAA
- a CDS encoding phytoene/squalene synthase family protein, whose translation MINFLPYSLNILRATDRDRYISVLFAPKKKRRALAALYAFNAEVVRVRESVHDPLIGEIRLRWWYDSIAHSEMQKGESNPILNDLFMAITLFNLPKTAFLRYCDAKILDLYHNPIATLHDLKLYCGETASIILQLSCQILDPDAAQDFTDAYEQGGIAQGLSGVLRLLSFMQSRYQYYLPSDILKAVGVNREELESDRISNEQKCHIIETMVALSQDHYTRFYEHFSALPKTLKPAFLPLAIIPASLQKAVQLGAAVFQESATLPLLHRYWFITKAAISGNLPKIL comes from the coding sequence ATGATCAATTTTCTTCCTTATAGTCTTAATATATTACGTGCTACGGATCGTGATCGTTATATATCAGTTTTATTTGCGCCTAAAAAAAAACGTAGAGCATTAGCTGCTCTTTATGCTTTTAATGCAGAAGTTGTTCGTGTTCGTGAAAGTGTGCACGATCCCCTTATTGGTGAGATCCGATTACGCTGGTGGTATGATTCTATCGCTCATAGTGAAATGCAAAAGGGTGAAAGTAATCCAATTTTGAATGATTTGTTTATGGCAATCACTCTTTTTAATTTACCTAAGACAGCTTTTTTACGTTATTGCGATGCAAAGATTTTAGATCTTTACCACAATCCAATAGCAACTCTTCATGATCTTAAACTCTATTGTGGCGAGACGGCAAGTATAATTTTACAGCTTTCTTGTCAAATATTAGATCCTGATGCGGCACAAGATTTTACAGATGCCTATGAACAGGGAGGGATTGCCCAGGGATTAAGCGGCGTATTGCGTCTTTTATCATTCATGCAATCACGATATCAATATTATTTACCTTCTGATATTCTCAAGGCTGTAGGGGTAAATAGGGAAGAGTTGGAGTCCGATCGTATTAGCAATGAACAAAAATGCCATATAATTGAAACTATGGTAGCATTATCACAAGATCATTATACTAGGTTTTACGAACATTTTAGTGCTTTGCCTAAAACTTTGAAACCAGCATTTCTCCCATTAGCAATTATACCCGCATCTCTTCAAAAGGCAGTACAATTGGGAGCAGCAGTTTTTCAAGAAAGCGCAACTTTACCATTACTTCATCGTTATTGGTTTATAACAAAAGCAGCGATAAGCGGTAATCTTCCAAAGATATTGTAG
- a CDS encoding Mth938-like domain-containing protein produces MFHAIQIREAHFPGRAPIDAYGNGGFRFADMSHRGSIICLPSGIYGIDMEGPIPTQKDISRVLEESDKIEVLLVGTGVELLRLPEKLRILLWEKRISSDTMSTGAAVRTFNILLAEDRAVAALLFAVE; encoded by the coding sequence ATGTTTCATGCAATTCAAATCCGTGAGGCGCATTTTCCAGGACGTGCACCCATTGATGCTTATGGAAATGGGGGCTTTCGTTTTGCTGATATGTCACATAGAGGTTCTATTATTTGTCTACCATCAGGTATTTATGGTATTGATATGGAAGGGCCTATCCCTACTCAAAAGGATATATCTCGTGTTTTAGAAGAGTCAGATAAGATTGAGGTTTTATTGGTAGGTACAGGGGTTGAATTATTGCGATTACCTGAAAAGTTACGGATACTTTTATGGGAAAAGCGTATTTCATCAGATACAATGAGTACAGGAGCAGCAGTACGTACGTTTAATATTCTGTTAGCTGAAGATCGTGCAGTTGCTGCCTTATTGTTTGCGGTAGAATGA